The following are encoded in a window of Acipenser ruthenus chromosome 26, fAciRut3.2 maternal haplotype, whole genome shotgun sequence genomic DNA:
- the LOC117430634 gene encoding ribosomal protein S6 kinase alpha-6 isoform X2, translating to MPFAQPQDPWHKMEVQSLGSEVNGHQIVDEPMEEGESFSHCDEGTFQEIPITHHVKEGCEKAAPSQFELLKVLGQGSFGKVFLVRKIMGPDAGQLYAMKVLKKASLKVRDRVRTKMERDILVEVNHPFIVKLHYAFQTEGKLYLILDFLRGGDVFTRLSKEVMFTEEDVKFYLAELALALDHLHNLGIVYRDLKPENILLDEAGHIKLTDFGLSKESVDQDKKAYSFCGTVEYMAPEVVNRRGHTQSADWWSLGVLMFEMLTGTLPFQGKDRNETMSMILKAKLGMPQFLSSEAQSLLRMLFKRNPANRLGAGSDGVEEIKRHAFFSTIDWNKLYRGEIQPPFKPAAGKPDDTFCFDPEFTAKTPKDSPGVPPSANAHQLFKGFSFVAPVSLEESKGSSHVNILPIVQMHKSNAQFAEIYELKEDIGVGSYSICKRCIHRVTSMEFAVKIIDKSKRDPSEEIEILMRYGQHPNIITLKDVYDEGRFVYLVTELMKGGELLDKILRQKYFSEREASAVLYTITKTVDYLHCQGVVHRDLKPSNILYMEDSGNPDSIRICDFGFAKQLRGENGLLLTPCYTANFVAPEVLMRQGYDAACDIWSLGVLLYTMLAGYTPFANGPNDTPEEILLRIGSGKFSLSGGNWDTVSDKSKDLLSHMLHVDPHQRYTAAQVLKHSWIACRDQLPHYQLNRHDAPHLVKGAMAATYSALNHKTCQPVLEPVAASSLAQRRGMKKLTSTDL from the exons ATGCCTTTTGCACAGCCGCAGGACCCCTGGCACAAAATGGAGGTGCAAAGTCTTGGAAGTGAG gtCAATGGGCATCAAATCGTGGATGAGCCTATGGAGGAGGGGGAGTCATTCTCTCATTGT GATGAAGGCACCTTTCAGGAAATCCCCATCACTCACCACGTCAAAGAGGgatgtgaaaaagcagctccctcTCAGTTTGAACTTCTTAAAGTCCTGGGCCAGGGGTCATTTGGGAAG GTCTTTCTGGTGAGAAAGATAATGGGCCCAGATGCAGGGCAGCTTTATGCAATGAAAGTGCTGAAAAAAGCATCGTTAAAAG ttcggGATCGAGTTCGCACAAAGATGGAACGAGATATATTGGTAGAAGTAAATCATCCTTTTATTGTCAAATTGCACTATG CCTTTCAAACAGAAGGGAAGCTGTACTTAATATTGGATTTTCTCAGGGGGGGAGACGTTTTTACTCGCTTATCCAAAGAg GTTATGTTTACAGAGGAGGATGTGAAATTCTACCTTGCAGAGCTGGCCCttgctttggatcatctgcacAACCTAGGCATTGTTTACAGGGACCTGAAGCCCGAAAA CATTTTGCTTGATGAAGCAGGACATATCAAGTTAacag ACTTTGGGCTCAGTAAAGAATCTGTTGACCAGGATAAGAAAGCATACTCATTCTGTGGAACAGTGGAGTACATGGCACCTGAAGTGGTCAACAGACGGGGCCACACACAGAGTGCTGATTGGTGGTCGTTGGGTGTTCTAATG TTTGAAATGCTCACTGGTACGCTGCCATTCCAAGGCAAAGACAGGAACGAGACGATGAGCATGATCCTGAA agCTAAATTAGGAATGCCGCAGTTTCTAAGTTCTGAAGCTCAAAGTCTTCTTAGAATGCTGTTCAAAAGGAATCCTGCAAATCGATTGG GGGCTGGTTCTGACGGCGTGGAAGAAATTAAGAGACATGCCTTCTTTTCAACAATCGACTGGAAT AAACTGTATCGAGGAGAAATCCAGCCTCCTTTTAAACCTGCTGCAGGAAAACCAGATGACACGTTCTGCTTCGACCCAGAATTTACAGCCAAAACGCCAAAAG ATTCTCCTGGTGTTCCCCCCAGTGCTAATGCCCACCAGCTGTTCAAAGGCTTTAGCTTTGTGGCCCCTGTCTCATTGGAAGAAAGTAAAGGCTCTTCGCATGTGAATATACTACCTATCGTTCAG ATGCATAAAAGCAACGCCCAGTTTGCTGAAATCTACGAACTGAAGGAAGACATCGGCGTGGGCTCTTACTCCATCTGCAAGCGATGCATACACCGAGTCACGAGCATGGAGTTCGCTGTGAAG ATAATAGACAAGAGCAAGAGAGATCCTTCGGAGGAGATTGAGATTTTAATGCGTTACGGGCAGCATCCGAACATCATCACTCTAAAGGAT gtgtatGATGAAGGCCGGTTTGTGTACCTGGTCACAGAACTGATGAAAGGGGGAGAGCTGCTGGATAAGATTCTCCGACAGAAATACTTCTCTGAACGGGAAGCCAGCGCTGTCCTCTATACCATCACTAAAACTGTCGACTACTTGCACTGTCAAGGA GTTGTGCACCGGGATCTGAAGCCCAGCAATATTCTGTATATGGAGGATTCTGGGAATCCAGATTCGATTAGGATTTGCGATTTTGGGTTTGCGAAACAGCTGCGTGGAGAGAACGGGCTGCTGCTGACTCCCTGCTATACAGCCAACTTCGTCGCGCCAGAG GTCCTCATGAGGCAGGGCTACGATGCTGCATGTGATATCTGGAGTCTCGGCGTCCTGTTATACACCATGCTGGCAGG CTATACCCCTTTTGCCAACGGACCCAATGACACCCCAGAGGAGATCTTGCTGAGAATAGGCAGCGGGAAATTCTCCTTGAGCGGAGGCAACTGGGACACCGTTTCAGACAAATCGAAG GACTTGTTGTCCCATATGCTTCATGTAGATCCTCACCAGCGATACACTGCAGCGCAAGTGTTAAAACACTCTTGGATAGCATGCAGGGACCAGCTGCCTCATTACCAGCTCAACAGGCACGATGCACCTCACCTGGTCAAG GGTGCAATGGCTGCTACATATTCCGCATTGAACCACAAGACGTGCCAGCCAGTGCTTGAACCTGTGGCTGCCTCCAGCTTGGCCCAGCGAAGGGGCATGAAGAAACTAACGTCCACAGACTTGTAG
- the LOC117430634 gene encoding ribosomal protein S6 kinase alpha-6 isoform X1, with product MPFAQPQDPWHKMEVQSLGSEVNGHQIVDEPMEEGESFSHCDEGTFQEIPITHHVKEGCEKAAPSQFELLKVLGQGSFGKVFLVRKIMGPDAGQLYAMKVLKKASLKVRDRVRTKMERDILVEVNHPFIVKLHYAFQTEGKLYLILDFLRGGDVFTRLSKEVMFTEEDVKFYLAELALALDHLHNLGIVYRDLKPENILLDEAGHIKLTDFGLSKESVDQDKKAYSFCGTVEYMAPEVVNRRGHTQSADWWSLGVLMFEMLTGTLPFQGKDRNETMSMILKAKLGMPQFLSSEAQSLLRMLFKRNPANRLGAGSDGVEEIKRHAFFSTIDWNKLYRGEIQPPFKPAAGKPDDTFCFDPEFTAKTPKDSPGVPPSANAHQLFKGFSFVAPVSLEESKGSSHVNILPIVQQMHKSNAQFAEIYELKEDIGVGSYSICKRCIHRVTSMEFAVKIIDKSKRDPSEEIEILMRYGQHPNIITLKDVYDEGRFVYLVTELMKGGELLDKILRQKYFSEREASAVLYTITKTVDYLHCQGVVHRDLKPSNILYMEDSGNPDSIRICDFGFAKQLRGENGLLLTPCYTANFVAPEVLMRQGYDAACDIWSLGVLLYTMLAGYTPFANGPNDTPEEILLRIGSGKFSLSGGNWDTVSDKSKDLLSHMLHVDPHQRYTAAQVLKHSWIACRDQLPHYQLNRHDAPHLVKGAMAATYSALNHKTCQPVLEPVAASSLAQRRGMKKLTSTDL from the exons ATGCCTTTTGCACAGCCGCAGGACCCCTGGCACAAAATGGAGGTGCAAAGTCTTGGAAGTGAG gtCAATGGGCATCAAATCGTGGATGAGCCTATGGAGGAGGGGGAGTCATTCTCTCATTGT GATGAAGGCACCTTTCAGGAAATCCCCATCACTCACCACGTCAAAGAGGgatgtgaaaaagcagctccctcTCAGTTTGAACTTCTTAAAGTCCTGGGCCAGGGGTCATTTGGGAAG GTCTTTCTGGTGAGAAAGATAATGGGCCCAGATGCAGGGCAGCTTTATGCAATGAAAGTGCTGAAAAAAGCATCGTTAAAAG ttcggGATCGAGTTCGCACAAAGATGGAACGAGATATATTGGTAGAAGTAAATCATCCTTTTATTGTCAAATTGCACTATG CCTTTCAAACAGAAGGGAAGCTGTACTTAATATTGGATTTTCTCAGGGGGGGAGACGTTTTTACTCGCTTATCCAAAGAg GTTATGTTTACAGAGGAGGATGTGAAATTCTACCTTGCAGAGCTGGCCCttgctttggatcatctgcacAACCTAGGCATTGTTTACAGGGACCTGAAGCCCGAAAA CATTTTGCTTGATGAAGCAGGACATATCAAGTTAacag ACTTTGGGCTCAGTAAAGAATCTGTTGACCAGGATAAGAAAGCATACTCATTCTGTGGAACAGTGGAGTACATGGCACCTGAAGTGGTCAACAGACGGGGCCACACACAGAGTGCTGATTGGTGGTCGTTGGGTGTTCTAATG TTTGAAATGCTCACTGGTACGCTGCCATTCCAAGGCAAAGACAGGAACGAGACGATGAGCATGATCCTGAA agCTAAATTAGGAATGCCGCAGTTTCTAAGTTCTGAAGCTCAAAGTCTTCTTAGAATGCTGTTCAAAAGGAATCCTGCAAATCGATTGG GGGCTGGTTCTGACGGCGTGGAAGAAATTAAGAGACATGCCTTCTTTTCAACAATCGACTGGAAT AAACTGTATCGAGGAGAAATCCAGCCTCCTTTTAAACCTGCTGCAGGAAAACCAGATGACACGTTCTGCTTCGACCCAGAATTTACAGCCAAAACGCCAAAAG ATTCTCCTGGTGTTCCCCCCAGTGCTAATGCCCACCAGCTGTTCAAAGGCTTTAGCTTTGTGGCCCCTGTCTCATTGGAAGAAAGTAAAGGCTCTTCGCATGTGAATATACTACCTATCGTTCAG CAGATGCATAAAAGCAACGCCCAGTTTGCTGAAATCTACGAACTGAAGGAAGACATCGGCGTGGGCTCTTACTCCATCTGCAAGCGATGCATACACCGAGTCACGAGCATGGAGTTCGCTGTGAAG ATAATAGACAAGAGCAAGAGAGATCCTTCGGAGGAGATTGAGATTTTAATGCGTTACGGGCAGCATCCGAACATCATCACTCTAAAGGAT gtgtatGATGAAGGCCGGTTTGTGTACCTGGTCACAGAACTGATGAAAGGGGGAGAGCTGCTGGATAAGATTCTCCGACAGAAATACTTCTCTGAACGGGAAGCCAGCGCTGTCCTCTATACCATCACTAAAACTGTCGACTACTTGCACTGTCAAGGA GTTGTGCACCGGGATCTGAAGCCCAGCAATATTCTGTATATGGAGGATTCTGGGAATCCAGATTCGATTAGGATTTGCGATTTTGGGTTTGCGAAACAGCTGCGTGGAGAGAACGGGCTGCTGCTGACTCCCTGCTATACAGCCAACTTCGTCGCGCCAGAG GTCCTCATGAGGCAGGGCTACGATGCTGCATGTGATATCTGGAGTCTCGGCGTCCTGTTATACACCATGCTGGCAGG CTATACCCCTTTTGCCAACGGACCCAATGACACCCCAGAGGAGATCTTGCTGAGAATAGGCAGCGGGAAATTCTCCTTGAGCGGAGGCAACTGGGACACCGTTTCAGACAAATCGAAG GACTTGTTGTCCCATATGCTTCATGTAGATCCTCACCAGCGATACACTGCAGCGCAAGTGTTAAAACACTCTTGGATAGCATGCAGGGACCAGCTGCCTCATTACCAGCTCAACAGGCACGATGCACCTCACCTGGTCAAG GGTGCAATGGCTGCTACATATTCCGCATTGAACCACAAGACGTGCCAGCCAGTGCTTGAACCTGTGGCTGCCTCCAGCTTGGCCCAGCGAAGGGGCATGAAGAAACTAACGTCCACAGACTTGTAG